GACAGTGCCACCCCTTTTGCTGCTGAGGAGGGTCTCACAGGTCTGCTGACCAGCCATGAAGGGGCTGTTGGATCCTACGGTGACCAGACTGAGTTCTGTGGCGAGGAGCTGCAGCTTTTGGATAATGAAGGACGAGCTGTTATCACACAACACAGAATCATGTAAgagaagaatttaaaaaaatgtaaatgtgaaatatcttttctccttttccttccctctttttcttgAGAGAAGCATGTTGAATTTGCTATATTAGACTATACCTATGCTATATCTATGCACTATAATAACCCTTGCAGTCAACCAAATTAGGGTCATTGATAAGAACATTATTGCTGATAAAGACCGCAAAGGGAAGTTCCAACGTGTGTCTTCTTCACTTTGTAAAGTAGTTGCAAACCGTAGATGTCTGTGCCTCTTTGTGACTCTGTTTTACCCCCACAGGTGCCAGGACAAAGAGCAAACTGTTACTTTAATCAATGTGTACTGTCCACGGGCTGACCCTGAAAAGCCGGAGCGGAAGCAGTTCAAATTGCAGTTCTACAAGCTGCTTCAGTGTCGAGCTGAAGCTTTACTGAAAGATGGGAGGTGAGAGTTTAGAAATGCCTCCAcgaactaaaaaaaaaaaaagattgtcaTCACAGGCACAGGCGTATCCTGCTTTAATCGCACATGACATTTTAAGTATAGATCTCATTTCTAACAGTGCAGCCTCCAAACAGTTATTGGACATTTGAGCTTGAGCAATGGAGCAACACATGTACCTCGCTGCTATGTTTCATGTCATTAGTCAATAAAGTTCACTGATACTTGATAACATGATGGATGGCGCATGACTGACTCGCagaaagcatgtgtgtgtgttacagaattGCCTGTATTGTGATATAagtcttattttgttttattttttgacattgGTTCGTGAGAGCATTTCCTACTTGCTCTATCCCCTCGTCTCAGTtaattgttttctttctatGTTTCAGCCATGTGATTGTTTTGGGAGACATAAATACATCTCACCGGCCAATTGACCACTGTGACCCCAGTGATAATGTAAGTGGAGGGTTAGAATGCTACATGTTGGGATGTTTTGCTTGTTTCATTTGGGATTTACTTTTATTCGATATCTTActcagagttagatgagaagattgacacaACTCTCACGATCAACATGATGTTACATCCTGCagccacttagcttagcttagcatcgaAAACAGCACATCTAAAGTTCAataatttgtacaaaaacagaagtgaaaAAACTACAAATTTCACTGTATACTAGCTAGCTACccctttttccagtctttacgTTAAACTAAGCTAGCTCTCTCCTagttgtagcttcatatttaacagccATGAGAGTGGTAATCAAGCAAGGAAGCAAACAAGCATGTTTCCCATAGTGTCAAACTATCTCTTGGATATGAAGGAATGATATAATATtgcataaaaaatattttgcaaacGTGTGGACTGTATGTATAACAATGAAACTTCTACTCATTACTTAGGATGATTTTGGAGAAAATCCTGGGAGGAAATGGCTGAATGGATTTTTGCATGATGGCAGACAAGAGGAGCAAAGGGATGAAGAGGAATTTGATGAAGAATCAGAGATATCTTCAAACGGGACCATCCACAGTGGAAAGTTTGTGGATACCTTTCGTTATTTCCACCCAACTCGCACCAACGCCTTCACGTGCTGGTCCACTCTCACTGGAGCGCGGCAGACCAACTATGGCACGCGCATTGACTACGTTTTCGCTGACTGCCAGCTAGCCGAGGAGCAGTTTGTGGCAGCGGACATCATGCCAGAGGTGGAGGGGTCAGACCACTGCCCTGCGTGGGGTCAGCTGAGCTGCTCTCTCCTGCCTAGCTCCAAGCCTCCTCCCCTCTGTACTTCCTACCTACCAGAGTTTGCTGGCAAGCAGCAGAAACTCTCCCGCTTCCTCATTAAGGTGGATCAAAAATCAACTCAGTCTGAGCAGAGGGATGCATTACCTGGAtcacaagaggaggaggaaaggagggagaatTTAAACCCAATCGGAGCTGGAAATGTCTCTGGTAAGAAACGGTTATTAATGCCAGACTCTGTTGTCCCAAAGGGGAAAAAGACTAAGACGGTTAAGACTTCTTCAAAGCCACAGTGCAgcctcctttccttttttaaacCCAAACTCACAAATGTCGTTCCATCCGCTGAAGCCCCTGGCCGGCAGTGTGACAAAACACTCCTGGATGAAGTTACTTCATCACAAAACTCTGAAAAAGCACCTGCAACCAGAGAGGAACTGTCCCCATTCAGGGTACCTGAAGACACTGAGCCCATCTGTGATGTTTCACCACAGCTgtgcaccagcagcaccacagaagaagatgacagacagatgaagacaaaGCAGGAAAACTCACAGCCCACTGTGGGACAATCGGCTGCCAAGAAAGGGGCATCATCAGTGTTTTGGAAGTCGGTGCTTCATGGACCGCCCCCACCACCTTCCTGTAAGGTCCACAGGGAACCCTGTGTGCTTCGTACTGTTAAAAAGGAGGGGCCAAACATGGGCAAACAGTTCTTTGTTTGTGCCCGTCCTCAGGGACATGCTTCCAACCCCGAGGCTCGGTGTAATTTTTTTGCATGGGTTGACAAGGGGAAGTGATGCGTTTACAGTATGGGCcacaagttgttgtttttttctgaatcaTAAATGAAACTTCTAGCTCAAACATATACTGTAAGGCTGCTATACAGTCCTCACCGTTTCACGAtttctatgtgtgttttttttttgttaaataataaaagacaatatttttctatttcgagttttgttatatttgttctTGGAGCTGAACAATTAGGAAATCAATCAATAGATTAATCAACaaaaaatttataataataaaaaaaattaaataataatttatatctttttcaagcaaaaacgcAAAAGCTTCCCAAATGTGATGATATGCAACTTTCCCCATCTTTATGTCATCAGAAATTCAATATCTTAGAGTTAGTCATTGGAAGGCATCCCGCTTGGGCACTGGGGAACTCTGTTACCCTTTTTAAACCATTACCTAACTAAATGTTGAGATTGATTGAAATGagattaatcagtaatgaaTATAATTGTTAGCTGCAGTCCAACTTGCTCTCTGTTAATGTGCCTCACATCACATGGAGTCTGTTTTTTGCCCACTAGATGGCGGTGGTAGTGAGCTTATGACCCAAAGCTGAGGCtcagaaaagaaatgagaaataactttccACAGCAACACACTTTATTGACACTACCAGCTGCACAGCCACAATATATCCACTGTAATATAGGACAGTAAGCAGAGTATGTTAAGAATTTGACTCTCATCTTTACATTGTATGATTGCTTGAATACTCCAAAATGCACCTGGGTAAAAACATGAGGACCAATGCTGACTGTGTCCAAGTATGTACAAGTAGATGACAGTTATTCATGAAGTAACAGAGCACCATGTGAGTCTGCTGGATGAGCAGGGAGTGGCTTGACTTGTGACGTGGCAGGaaatttgttgcttttttttttttttttgcgcgCGTAATTACtacctccctccttcccccatttttctctgtcctctcaaAGCTGAAGAGAACCTCACGGCTCTGTGAGAAGCAGATTTTGGAAGTGAACCAGCCACCAAGTGTCAGCCAGCCAGACCCTGTTACTTCTGCTTAGACTGAAgacatctctctgtctcactgttaCTGAGGAGGTGAGTACTATGAAAGGGCCTTCAGGCCAGCATTCTGCAGCTTCTCCAACATTTGGGCCACAACATAATTTCCCATTCATATGAACAGGGAGATACCTCAGAAAATCATTCTCTGCACTGATAATGTGCTGTTTGTTGGCAGCAGAAATAAGGTTCAGATTTCTTCCCTACTGCTCCCTGTTTTAACTTTTCAGCTGAGGATATATTCTTGCTCTCATTCGCAGTCTGCCTCCTTTGTGACATGCTGGCAGTATTCACAGCACAAATGAATACTGCCAGAGTCAGTAAATGACTCACTGAAACAGGAGAGCATCTTGGCACCAAATGCTGGCATGACTATTTAGTACAAAAATAATACACAAAGTTTGATCCGTGGTTCTATCCAGATAAGATGTCTCCTGATGAACTATATTTTACAGTTGTAACTTTATGTTAGTTAGTTTTGTCTTGGGTTTTTCCAAATAGCTTATAAGGTAATTTAAGGTGACCTAATGTTGACATtatcttttcattatttaaattcACCCGACCTGTACAGACCAGGATCTTGATATTTTGCTTCTCAAAATTCTCGAAATGTGGAAGCGATACACTGGTTTTCTTTTATTGCAGTTTTTTTAAGAAAGAttctattttgaattttttttttgccacctgTGCAAACTTTTAGATTAGATCTTTATATGATAGAAAGATATATTTCCAGTAAAAGCTTTGTGTCGTGTTGAGATAAACGAAATGTGGGTGTTTCTTGGGTGTGCAGGCAAAGCTCATATCTCAGTTTTATCAGCCAACTGAAACATCGTCCCCTGAGAAGACATTTCAGTTTTGGTAGTTACTAGTAACAGGTTGAGTACATGATGTATGCTATGCTGCACAACATGTCTGTAGAAACGTGTCGATGTGTTAAGTGACATTGACACAATGTGTTACAACCTGGAGTGGACATTAAAAGGATCTCCTCAAGTGCCATATTGCATAACTCGTTCATTTCCAGTGTTACGTGTCAGTTCAGGTCTTACTGTCAAGCATGCACAATGTAAGCATGCACAATGTTTCCACTCTTAAGCACAATCACATGTGAGCAATTGTAAAAAAAGCACTTATCTCCTAATCTTATTACCATCACTGTGACTTCCAGCAGGATGCAAA
This sequence is a window from Pempheris klunzingeri isolate RE-2024b chromosome 11, fPemKlu1.hap1, whole genome shotgun sequence. Protein-coding genes within it:
- the apex2 gene encoding DNA-(apurinic or apyrimidinic site) endonuclease 2; the protein is MRIITWNINGIRTFRGGIKKALDSLNADIICVQETKVTRDLLDERTAIVDGYNSYFSFSRGRSGYSGVATYCKDSATPFAAEEGLTGLLTSHEGAVGSYGDQTEFCGEELQLLDNEGRAVITQHRIMCQDKEQTVTLINVYCPRADPEKPERKQFKLQFYKLLQCRAEALLKDGSHVIVLGDINTSHRPIDHCDPSDNDDFGENPGRKWLNGFLHDGRQEEQRDEEEFDEESEISSNGTIHSGKFVDTFRYFHPTRTNAFTCWSTLTGARQTNYGTRIDYVFADCQLAEEQFVAADIMPEVEGSDHCPAWGQLSCSLLPSSKPPPLCTSYLPEFAGKQQKLSRFLIKVDQKSTQSEQRDALPGSQEEEERRENLNPIGAGNVSGKKRLLMPDSVVPKGKKTKTVKTSSKPQCSLLSFFKPKLTNVVPSAEAPGRQCDKTLLDEVTSSQNSEKAPATREELSPFRVPEDTEPICDVSPQLCTSSTTEEDDRQMKTKQENSQPTVGQSAAKKGASSVFWKSVLHGPPPPPSCKVHREPCVLRTVKKEGPNMGKQFFVCARPQGHASNPEARCNFFAWVDKGK